The following DNA comes from Triticum aestivum cultivar Chinese Spring chromosome 3D, IWGSC CS RefSeq v2.1, whole genome shotgun sequence.
ctaaagggtgcgatgcccattagaaccggttcgtggcaccaaccggtactaaagaacctttagtaccggttcgagccaccaaccggtactaatggggtttgaggcattagtaccggttcatggcacgaaccggtactaaaggtcccatttcaaactctaccctcccccccccccccccccccgcgtggatcgccttttcagttttgtactagttagaaaaatttaaaaacttaaatttggacatgttttgcaaaaagtgtaggaaaaatgtaaaacggctacaatttttgcatacgatgtcagaaaaaaacgtataatatatcaaaatgttcagcacgaaaatccgcatccgattttgacagcctacggcctgtttgcaaatttttagaatcctcaaattctaaaaggaaaaaaagttatgcttaaatttctgtttttttttgaatttttgttaaatctggtcaaactatggtcaaactacttattcaagaagtattagtgttactaaataattattcaagaatattagtgttactaaataattatttccgttttttttaattttggtcaaatctggtcaaacaatggtcaaactaattattcaagaaatattagtgttactaaataattatttcagtttttttgaattttggtcaaatctggtcaaactgtggtcaaactacttattcaagaaatattagtgttactaaataattattgttttttagaacaatagtttcaaactcaaacagtgaaatgtgtgacttcatgcccaagctaaattcctgagggttaataggattgacatcttactattgtcaggaaaacaacaagtgcagacttggaaacgagggagaatagaacccggaagttaagcgtgctcaggctggagtagtgagaggatgggtgaccgtccgggaagttagatagaatgatgaggggtgattagagattagaggttggtgattagaggttaaaataattcagaaatttgaaaataaaaaaaatcaattttttcaaaaaaaaatcataaaatttcctttagtaccggttggtgttaccaactggaactaaaggtggacctcgaggcagcagccacgtggagggcctttagtcccggttcgtgtaagaaccgggactaaagggggaggctttagtaacgaccgcccttatgaaccgggactaaaggtcctttttctactagtgtttattCAACATATGATGGCAATTTTCTTTGTAAGAAAACACTTCTTTCAAGATCATTGCCCTTGCAGACTTCTTTTCTGTTGGAAACAGGTCAGCAGTAGCACAACAATGACTAGTGACTTTTAAGCCAAATATATATCTGAGAGAAAATAGATATGGTGAACACCAAAATTGGTATCACATCCATAGTTATAACAAGCACAAGTGGTGCAATTATCCTTTTTATGCACAAGATAGATGGCAGTGCTCTACCTCACGAATGTATTAAGCCAAGAAGGTTAAAATAACAAATTTGCACAATACAAAGAAGAGGTATGGTTATCTAGAAGCACACAGGACTAATGTAGGAATAAAGGAGATGGTGACCCTTTTTCCAATCAAACATAACTGGGAAAATTATTTTATACTTACAGCAAGAGAGTTCTGCACTTGTTCCAGATGCTTTGTCATGCTTGAGACGGCATTAGCCATATTTTGCTTGGTAACGTACATTATGCTAGAAAATGAGATACCCTGAAAGCGTGCAAATACAagtaaatatatgagaaataaatcAATGTAATGATGATGTGATCAGGAAGTAAAAGCTTGAATCAATCCAAGCACTACTAGGCAGATAACTAGGACAGCACAagatcaaatgaataccaaatgtaTAAACAAGAAAATGACGTTTTTTATGCATATGTGTGCCGATTGAGAAGGGTAACAAGGTTTAGAAGTTTTCTTTTTGCTGGGTAAAAGGTAGTTTATTCCATAGTAACAAGGTTACAATCTGCTAATACAAGATCATGAACAAAGGGGCGTGGTCATTGCAACCAACAAGCGGTGCTACGAGCCATACAAGCATAATTAGCTAGACAATGTGAAACCAACAAGGTTTAGAAGTTAAGACCATATAAAATTTAATAATATGACAATGAAGAACTCCAGGCAGGATTTTGGATAATTGCGAACAATGTGGCAGAACCACCACTTTTAGTTTTTACTAAAAGAACTAAATGACAACGAATAGTTATAGAACTATGAGTTGGTGTGGTGTACTTGGAATTTACCATGTAATTGCAGAGTTATGGCACAACCAGTACCCTAATCAAGCCCTACTAAATATCTCTTAAATGTAGACTTGCTCAAGATTTAACAGATATTCAATGTCCATCCTTTTCCTTCGAGCGATTTGAGATACATAAATTTAATGACGACTAAAATTATAGTTCAAATTTTAGTTTTCACATATACGATGTATTTTGCATGCAGGATTTGTTAAGGAAAATTGTGCATTGCACATGACGGTTGCTAGTGTTTCTCGAGATGTCGCAGATATTGTTGAAGATTGAAGGCTAACATAAAGTAGATAACACGTACTTTCCACCACATATAGGCATAGCCCGCCGCCCCAGCAGCTGCAGCAGGAGCTATGAAAGCTGACAGAACTGCAAACAGATGAAAAACAAGGGGTTATAAACCATGTCGTAGATGTCGATGTAAAATGACCAAAACACGACCTAAAAAAAGAATGAACAAAATACAACAGTCAGATTTTAATCAGCAGTGGAACATATTAGGTATTTTACACACTTCTCAATTGCAGTTTTTTAGACTGCTTGTCCCCTGTAATGTTTTATTTCTGTAATCAAACTGTCATGAACATCAAATATATATTTGTATAATCCGAGAAAAGATGCGTCTGGACTCTGGAATGCAGCAGAAGTCAACTGCACTTCGCTTTTATTTTGGAAGGCATTATTAGACCCTTAATGTTAGCAGCAGCATGGGAACGAGGATATGCCAAGTAATGTTAATGAAGACATGGTTGGACAGTCACACGAAGGAAATTTCAGGGCAGCAGATGAACGCACCTTTGTTGCCGGGGTCGATATGAACAATAGTCTGAGCCATTGACAAATGTCGGACCTCCCTAGCAAGCATTTGCAGCTAAAATTGGTAGAAAACATGATTAAGCCACCGATATAAACATACTCTGTACGCTAATTTATTTTCAGTGCATCCGGTTACAGTCACCGCAACGGCATTATAATACAGAGAGCACACACCTGAAGGCTGAGCGCGGCATTTTCTTCGGCGGCGCTGCCGTCTACTCCTTTCTCGCGCAGAAACTCCTGTGGAAGTGGAACCACCGCCGCCGGCCGGCCGCAGCACATCAAGTCAGAATAGGAATTAGACAAGCGCGCACTCTCGCCGCCGGCCGGTCGACGCCGCGAATCGATGTGACCGGTCGAAGCGAGGCAGCAATGGATAAATTAAGCTAGTGATCAATCGCGCGCACGCACCTGGAAGTCCTTGAGGATGTCGGAGAAGCGGGCGGCGCGGCCGTTGCCGAGGACGATGGGGGCTGCGAAACCTGCGCGCGCGATCGACAGATCCGTCAGGAAAAGCACGCACGGAAATTAACTGAGCTCGCGATCGAGATGAAAATAAGACAGACAAAAGGGTACGCACcgacgccggcgaggaggacgtAGCGTCCGAGGTGCACCGACGCCGTCGCCATTGCTTCGCGGTGCGGGCGACGAGGCTGGGAAGGGGAGAGCGTCCACGAGTTTGGCttggaggagaggaaagagctgtCCAAAGCGGGCCGGTTCGTTCATATAGAGCGCGCGTCGTTTGGCCGCCTGACTCAGGTTACGGTCCAATCATTTTTTTGTGCGTGTGTTTTTTTTATCCAGAACCAATCTACTAGTATATCTAAATAGTAGCCCCCCACTATTTGATTTTCCTGCGTTTCTATGCATCCACGTCACCCTAAATAATTTCAGCCGTTTGATTCACTACAGATGTCCCAGATTTGCAGACCAAGAGTTGATCCCCGATGCTCCAAGCCTCCATGCCCCTCCCGttgcctcctccttcctccaccaACGGAAACGGAAGCCAAAGCATAAGCGTCCAATCTAAACGTCCATGGTGCGACTGAATCCCTCCTCTTAATAGTTGACCGCCCCGTCTCCTATTCCCCATCTCTCCCCAACCGACACAAATGCCACCCTGCAAGGGACGTAACAGAACCCAGCCCCTCATCTAGGGTTTGTGGCCGCCGGCGATGGCGGGGAAAGGGAAGGATCTGGAGGATGGGTGGAACTTCGTGCAGAAGGGCATCAAAAAGCTCATCAACATCCTTGAGGGCAAGCCGGAATCACAGTTCAGCTTCGAGTACGTCTACGTGATGTTCTACACGTAAGTCGCCTTCGTCCCCGCCTCCCTCCTGCCATGACTAGAGTAGGCCCGATTCAATCCAATCATGTTTGTTTCTTTTCATCCCGCAACACAATATACAGCGTGTGGAAAAATAAACCGATTGCCTTTTTTGGCCACACACTAGATGGGTTTCAGTTTAGATATAAAACAGATTCTAGATTTTTAATGTGCAACGACGGAATATTTCCCTGTTGTTTTATCTAGAGATGCATCTTACATGGTTTTGTTAAATATTTAGGTGATTAAAGTGGGGCAAAACCAAACCAACTCATGCATTAATTCTAATTACCTCAGCTTGGTCCGGAAGGAGCATCAGGCGAAAGATTTTCTGAGTATGATTCCTATTCATTTCAATGATCTACATGGGAAGCGCAAGTCTAGCTGCGATGATACAAATCCGCTCGGCAAACAAATAAAAGCATTTGGCAGAAGAAGCGATGACCAAGcaagagcaagtcatgacaattaCTGGTCTTTTGTTCACCAATCAGCTGTTATGTttcataaacatgttcataatgcTAATGTAAAATGGTTATTGAATGTACTATATATAAATAGAATGAATTTAGGGCCGGAGTTGTTGTTCTAGAAAGGCAGAGTTGAAACACAAAGAAGGCCAGGCAAAGCATATGGGAGGATGCAAGTGTTTCAATCAGGAATGATAATATGTGGTATGCTTTCATGTGTGCTTTATTTATCTAAATGTTTGACCAATTTTGTTAATTAGTTGAACTTCTATCTTCATCATATCTCCTGCAgaa
Coding sequences within:
- the LOC123074147 gene encoding uncharacterized protein; the encoded protein is MAGKGKDLEDGWNFVQKGIKKLINILEGKPESQFSFEYVYVMFYTLVRKEHQAKDFLSMIPIHFNDLHGKRKSSCDDTNPLGKQIKAFGRRSDDQARASHDNYWSFVHQSAVMFHKHVHNANVKWLLNVLYINRMNLGPELLF
- the LOC123074146 gene encoding uncharacterized protein, with product MATASVHLGRYVLLAGVGFAAPIVLGNGRAARFSDILKDFQEFLREKGVDGSAAEENAALSLQLQMLAREVRHLSMAQTIVHIDPGNKVLSAFIAPAAAAGAAGYAYMWWKGISFSSIMYVTKQNMANAVSSMTKHLEQVQNSLAAAKRHLTQRIQRLDDKLDKQKEMSGQIRDEVAGARIKLKDIGAEMENLKKLAFNMDGKLDSIQDKQDCQLAGVSYLLQFIEPNVAMLPDRLEGLQRPVVTRSMKQGELPGLEFGLRLLALEQSAKGAGLALPPVKSAC